The window aatgtggggttcgatcccaggaccctgagatgatgacctgagctgaaggcagaggcttaacgaactgagccacccaggtgcccttgaactCAGGGATTTCTGAGGCCTTTTTAAAATACCTGACAGTCCATGTGCCAGATCTCTAAGAAAATGCTCCCAGTGAGGTAGGGACCAGTGACTGACGATGTGGCAGGGGCAAGAGGTGATCCAGCTGAACTGTATGAGGCCCACCTGACCTCTAGCAAGATTTTTCTATTCCCCAGCCTGTAGGGCTGCTGGATGCCCAAGGAGCCCAGCCCCATGCCCATGCCCAGGTGTAGCCCCCACTGTCAGGCTCCCGGCACAGCCCTGAGACCCCTGTTCCCAGTGTTCCTTACCTGCCCGGCCCGGGAGCCCTCTGGTCCCATTCACATGATCCTCCTGGCTTGGCCTGGCTGCTTACACACACTTTCGGCTCCCCTTGCTAAGGTGGCCACCGCCTGTCTTAGCGCGCCCACGTCCCACCCTgacttcctgcctcctcctgagGGCTCCGCAGCCAACCGGGCCCCAGCAGCCCAACCACAAGCCTCCGGCACCCCAAGCTTCCTGCTGTTAGAGCCCCCCACTCCTCAGTCCCTGGGGGTCCTAACCATCTCCAGGCCCTCCTGAGGGTGGCACTTGGAGCTGAAGAGAGGACACTTGATGGaacctccctcctgcccctcaggGAGCACCTGGACAAGAGAGTCAAGGGCAGCCTTTATACCCCAGTGAGCAAAGGGTGAGCAGACACACACTTAGCTTTCAGTGAAAGGCGAGTGGTACGGCTGTCACAGTCTGAGAGCTGAGTGAACGTTTCGTTGCAGTCTAGAGATGGCAAAGGTGACCCCATTTCCAAGTCAGAGGAGAGAACACTAGCCCTGTTAAATAGTTGGGGAGCCAAACATCCTATGCTACAGTCAGATGTCAGGCTAATATGGCTGCCTAACAACTGTCATGCCATCTCAGGGCAAGGGACAACAACTTTACTAGAGTCAGAGGGTAAGCTTCTTACAGACAGAAGACTGGACAGCAAGCTGTTTAAGCAAGCAGGCCAGACCACCTCGTGTCTTTAGAATGACAGATTAACAGCTCCTGCTGGGGGCAGAGGACAGGCTAACACCCACTCATCAGGGTGACACTTCTAATTCAGGAAGAGGCAAGGTCACAGCCCCTGTTAGACATGTAGGGCCTGCCACCATCTCCTGCAACAGGTGGAAGGCAGACAAACACTCCTGCCCAGGCTCCCATGTGCCAGCCGCTGACTGGCAGGTCTTTTCTGTTAGAGGCAGGACAGAGAAGCCTTGTCAGGAGCAGCAAGCAGGCTGAGAATCTCCCTTCCCCCTGGGGCCAAGCTGAGGGTGGCACCCATCATAGGTTAAGTGCCAGGCACCCATCATAGGTTAAGTGCCAGGTTATCAGTGTTATGAGGAACTCTGGATGGTCTCTATGAGGCACAAGAGCTGGGCCTTGGCCCCACCCATAGGAAAGTATAAATGTGTCACAGTCACCACTGCTGGAGCCCACACTTAGCGAGCagtttgggggaggggagcccacAGAGCATTGTTGGGGTTTGTGAGGTGGAAGCTGATGCTGTGTGCACCTCAgctgcagagggaagggggagacaggaaatgggtggggggaagaggaagCCTGAGCTGGAAAGTCAGACAAAGAGGGTAACACAGAAACAAAGGCTGAGGAGATACGTTGTAAAAAAAACCTACTTGACCCAGAGCCCTGCACAGGCCCGTCTCTGGCCTTCAGCACAACAGCATTCATACCACTGGCGGAAGCAAGGATCAGCAAGAGAGAGTTCATGTTTTTTGAGTGTTTAAGTGTTGTCTCACTTCAGACATCCTCAACTACTTGTGGAGTAAGAAATAGCATTTCCAGTTTAGAGGTAAAGAAACAGCTGCAAGCTTAGGGACATCCTTAAGGTCTGCTAGAAATGCATggtggaggggcccctgggtggcttagtgaaccggtgggcgtctgccttcagcgcaggtcatgatctcaggatcctgggattaagccccacctccagctccctgttcagagggagtctgcttctccctctccctccaccccaccctacttgttctctctctcaaatttaaaaaaaaaaaaaaaaaaaaaagcgaaaagaaaagaaatgcaaggtGGAGCTGGCTTTGAACCCAGGTCTACTAGGCCCTGCATTCTTCAGCTGCCCATTGACCTGTCACCTTCCATAGGGGTGATTCAGGATTTCAAGCTCGTGCCCAGTTCTGAGCTTGATAAGATATAGAGacagagctggagctgggggagAGATGGGGATCCATCTGTTCATCTCTACCCCCAACCCAGGCCTTCTTTCCCACAGTGGAAGTCCTGGCCCTAGCTACAGATGACACACAGTGACCTTGGGCCTGAATAAATGACTGCAGAGACCTTTTTGGGAAACAGAGAGGGCCTTTATTGAAGAGCTTGGAGGTCTGTGagtttctccccttcctccaacCTCCCCTCCCCAATCTAGGGCAGCAAGGGTAACAGGATGCTGGGGCTTTACGCTCCCAGAGAACTGAGGGAGCCCCGCCCCTAGCaaccctcccaccaccccttgcCAGGTGTTGGCACCTTTGAGGCACCCCTCCATTCCCCCTTCCCAGGAGGTCCCAGGAGGCAAGCAGGTGCCCCTCAGCAGAGGGTGAAGCGCCGGGCACTGATGTTCATGCGGGTGAGGCCGAGGTGCCGCAGCGGCGGGGCCAAGGCGAGGCCGGCCCcaggctccagctccagctccagctcagcCTCGTCCAGCAGCTCTTGGTGCAGGTGACAGGCTTGGTCCACCTTCAGCTGGTGCAGCTGGGCGCGCAGGCGGAGCAGCTGCCCGGCCAGCTGCCGGTCCTGAGCCTGCATCTCCTGCTGCAGCAGAGAGGGGGCGTGAGGCTGCCTGACGGGTCCTCAGCCACTCGCATCAGTCTTCCCTTCCTGTCAACACCCTGGGTCTTTGCACAGGCTgtgtcttccccaccccccatcgCCCCAGCTTGAGCCCTCCCCAACGTCCAGATCTGGCTCTCAAACTAAGCTAAGGAGCAGTTGTTACACAAACACAGGTGTCCGGTGCCCCACCCCAGGTCAACTAAGCGCAATCTCCAATTTGGAGCCTagacattttttttgtttgcacATGTTGGGTTAAGAGCCACCTGCATAATGCTGGCTTCCTCAGATTCTGCCTACAGTGTGATCAATGCGTCATTTTGTCCCTCCCTGCAACTTTGAGGTATGGCCATTCCCAGAGTAGGGGAGGCTATGCCTTCCCCACTTAAGACCTGTGGCCCCAAAGGGCAGGGCTCTGTCCCCAGAGTCACGGGAGTAGTCGGTAGTAGGTAGATTGGATGGAATCCTGCTTCAGCAAGTATCCCTGAATAAATCACTGGAGGAGTCCATTCACGGCTCCTCAGCCCCAGGACAAAGCCAAGGAGTAGGCAGTTGCTAGAGGTGAGGCCCATTCTCATGCCCTCCCCAAACCCATGTTTCTTGGGTCCTAAGGATGACTGCCCACCCTACCCAACTCACCAGCTCCCGTCGGAGCCACTCAAGGGCAGAGTCCATTGAGTCGAATCCGcagagggccccagggccccccagccCAGGTCTGGTTTGGGTCCTGCGCCAGGCCTGGCTCTGAACTCGGGCTGTCCACTCCAGATATGAGGGCCGCCGTGTCTGCAGCTGCAGCTTGGCCGTCAGCGCCTTCACAGAGTccaggctctcttcctcctcatcctcttcattttcttcacctAGTGCCTGGAATTTCAGTGGCCCCAGGGACATGGTGGGTTTGGAGTGGGTGACAGGGCAAAGCTGCAGCCCTGGGAATTTGGGAAAGGCTGGCAGTATTGCTGGGGAGTGGTGGCAGGAGCTGAGAGTGACAGAACTGTTCCAGGGAGTGTGTGATGGTGAATGTTCAAGGTGGGTCAGAGAGGCTGAGTGTGTCAGGGAGGGCGAATAGAGGGGTATGGAAGGCTGAGTGTGCAAGCTGGGATTTTCCTGGCCTGCAACTCTGGGGAGCCACGTGATGCCCATCcggatggcggaggagcagggctcctcctgccccttgGATGAATTTTATTGTCTTTGCCCAGAAGGAGACACCCTGTTCCCAGAAAGGAAGTTGCTCCAGGATGAGAAAAGCATCATCCACACTAAAGTCTTGGCCTTCTTCCCAAGACCCAAGTTAAGGGGGTGGGAGTGGATTGAAGTTTGGTGAGGTGCCCTCTCTCCTCACTCATGACACTTAGACAAGTCACTGACTCTATGGGGACAGATCAATGATTTCAACCTGTACTCTCAGGAACTTTAGGTTCCCTTGGAAATCCCTCAGGAGGTCTGTATGTGATAAAGACAGAGCTGTGGCTGGGTTCCTAGACCCACCtatccctgcccctcccagggcttCAACCAGAGCtgttcccttttttaaattttgtattgatCTATAACATACACGCAGAAAATTTCACACATCATAATTAAGGACATGCCTTGCTGAATTCTCCCCAACTGAACCCACTTATGTACCCAGCACCCAGATAGAACAACTGAGCATTACCAGCATCCAGGAAGTGCTCCTGGTCTGTGACTACTCTcccaatctctttctttctttctttctttctttctttctctttcttccttcctttcttccttccttttttttttttttaaattttatttatttatgatagtcatacagagagaaagagagagaggcagagacacaggcagagggagaagcaggctccatgcgccgggagcctgatgtgggattcgatcccgggtctccaggatcgcgccccgggccaaaggcaggcgccaaaccgctgcgccacccagggatccctcttctttctttcttttctttctttcttctttcttcctttctttctttctttctttctttctttctttctttctttctttctttctttctttcttttcttctttctttttctttctttcttctttcttttttttttctctcccaattTCTGACAGTGAAGATtagtttgcctatttttttttaaagattttatttagggatccctgggtggcgcagcagtttggcgcctgcctttggcccagggcgcgatcctggagacccaggatcgaattccatgtcgggctcccgatgcatggagcctgcttctccctctgcctatgtctctgcctctctctctctctctgtgactatcataaataaataaaaattaaaaaaaaaagattttatttatttatttgagagagagagcacaagcaggggaaacagcaaagagagagggagaagcagaagcaggctccctgcttaggggagggctttatcccaggacccttgtatcatgacctgagccaaaggcagacatttgactgactgaaccacccaggtactcctagttttgttcttttttatgtacTTTCCAATGGTTCTCACACTTTCTTGTGCAAGAGAATCTCCTGAAAAACTTGTTTAAAGAGACATGTGGGTTGGGGCACATTTCTAACGAATTCCCAGCCCATTTGGTTTGGATTTTTACAATTTACACTCTTTTACATCTAGTGCCTTTCACAGACTACTTCGATTTTATGTTTATACTATGGGTATCcacctgatttcttttctttgtgtatggttttttttgtttgtttgtttgtttgtttattattcaagagagacacacaaagagaggcagagacagaggcaaagggagaagcaggctcctcgcggggagcccagggagccggatcaggccctgagccgaagaagatagacgctcaaccgctgagccacccaggtgtccgtgtgtgtgtgtgtgtgtgtgtgtgtgtgtgtgtgtgtgtgtgttttaaaaggtTTTGCATACATGTGCACCTACACCAAGCCTGGAACCCAGTGGTCCAAAAGGCTCTTTAAAGGTATggtctttttcattcttctttttttttttttttaaatttttatttatttatgatagtcacagagagagagagagagagaggcagagacacaggcagagggagaagcaggctccatgcaccgggaacctgatgtgggattcgatctgggtctccaggatcgtgccctgggccaaaggccggcgccaaaccactgcgccacccagggatcccccattcttCTTGATAATCAACACTTAACACGATGTAGGCATTAGtgtttaagaaatgaaagaattttttttaaagtgaaagaataattggatggatggataaatggatggatgagtcCTCTAGTAAATCCTTGCAACTCTTGTAATTTATCAGTTTAGCTGTATCTCTTGCCAGACCACACTCTGGTCTAGTGAACAGAACCTTCCTCCATCATCCTTGGGTCCTTCACTAAATACAGTGTCCAGCTTAGTGTATGGGCCATTCAAATTTGGTTGAAGGATGAAGTGATAGACTGGGCTTTGGAGGGCAGGACTAAGCCAGAAGTGGTCTCTATAGAGGGCGCCCTCCGGCAGCGACTTCCAGctgcggtgggggaggggcaccagCTACAGAGCTGCTTGCACTTAAGGTGGACTAAGGGATTTCCCCCACCCAGCCTCCGCTATAAGGGGAGGAAGTAGATAGTTCCCAATTTCACACCTACCCTTTCCACCCTTCTACCAGGGTACACAAGAAGagatggtatttttcttttttaagtcagtGAGAGTGCCAgcacctgtttaaaaaaaaaaaatgttgagtgcCACCTGTGACCAAGGCACGAGGTAAAGGGCTTTAAGCAAGATTAgtctccccatttcacagatggatgAAATTGAGGTTTCCTTAAAAAGGTTCGGGCCCGGGGTCCTGGCTCAGAGGTGCTGGCAGTAGGAGGGGGACATTCCTGTGAAACCGTTCGATCACTTCCTCCAAGGGGCCTCCTTAACAGCTGTCCAGCCGGCGTCGCCAGCTGCCCAGCCAGTTCCTGTCCCTTTAGGAGCCCGAGCCCGCGCTCGCCCCGCCTGACGCTCCTGGAGTCTGTCctgctgggctccaggcccaCGACAGGCGGAATGGAGTTCTCGGAGCTGATCCGTACGGGCCAGGCCCAAGCCAAGCTCCTGCGGGGTCCGGAGGCGCCCCCACTGCGTAGCGCGCTAAGCGTCACCCGCCACCACCTGCTGCGGTCGCCAGGGCCCCAGGTCACTTCAGACCTGTGGCTGCTGCTGTTGCGTAGTGTAGACTCCACCGAGAAGCGGTGAGACGTGGCGGGGGCGTCCCCGTAGTTGCAGAGCTTTCTGCTccgcgggggagggggaagggcaagCTGGTGCCCCCTTGCATTACGTCCAATCCTAATAAACTCGTTTCTCCTCCCCTGGTAGGGGGGCAGGGGACACTAAGTTCAAGCCCGTCTATTCCCAGGGTCTCGGGTGGCTTCGGCACCATCACGTGGAGCTGTAAGGACCTGCAAGTGTTGCAGCTGGACATAGAGGGCGTGGAAGCGACGCTGGACATCGCCCGCTCCGTGGAGGCACGCAAGCCGCGCTCCCGAGGCCCTTAAGCTACCCCTATTTCGTTAGGAGGGGAGTAAACAAGGCCTACTGCGCAAGACGACCCGGCCTCCAGTGTTACCCTGGAACACAGCTAATGGCAGGGGACGCGGGGTGCTCTGCAGGCTGTGCAGAGCAGGGGCTGCGGAGCGGAGCGGCTGGCAGGGCGCGGGCGAGACGATTCCGACTTTGCCCGGATCCCCCGACTTCCTTCCCCAGGCGCTGTCGTCTTTGGGATCGGTCATCacttcctttccattcttctgCCGTCCCAAGGGCTTGAGATTGGGCGACTCCTGGCACTTCCACCCACCCGAACGCTACGCGCGAGTAGCTCGCGAGGTGGGTGCGGTCGCGCGGGCCTGTGGTCCTGCAAGGGGCGTGAGGCCCCGGCGCTCCCTGACCGCCCAACCTGGCCTTCGCCTTTCCCTGCGCGGCAGACCAACGCGTGGCGGCTGAGTGAGGTGAACGAGAACTTCAGCTTGTGCCCCAGTTACCCCCGCGCCGTGATCGTGGCTCGCGCTGTAAAGGCCCCGCCCTGGCGCTCAGCTCCCGCTTCCGCCCGGGAGGCCGCTGCCCGGTGCTCAGCCACCACCATGCCCCAGCGAACCGTGAGCCCACCCAGCCAGACTCCGCTACTAAGACCAACTGCGGCCCTTCTCGGCCCTTTCCTGCACCGCCGGGCCAATTCGTCGCGCGCCTGCAGCCCGAGCTCCTACCCTTTCTAGCCGAACCGCAACCGGCCTCCAacgggccccgccccctgcgccctcccctccccccgcccccgcccctctgcCGGGCTTCGGAGTCTCGCCCATCtcggcccggcccccggcccgtGGGGTCCCTGGAGCGCAGTCGTCTTCCTCAACCCTGGACCCACCCACGTTCTACTCTTCGGGTCGCTTTCCCCCCGGCTGCACCCCACTCCAGCTGGGCCCCACGCCTTGCGAGTTCCGCCGCTAGGGTCCTTTAGCTCCAGCCCGCCCCCCCGCCAGCTCTAGACCAGGCCGAGGGTCTAGGCCACCCCCCACCCGCAAGGGGCTCCCAGAGCGAAATCCCCgagccagggccaggtggctACGGCTTCCGGAGTGGCGTCCCGGTTCGCAGGTTCTGCTACGTTCCAGCCAGCCCCTGACTGGTCCCCAGAAAAGGTGCTGCGCTGAGGACGAGGAGCTGCTGCGAGCTGCAGGCGCTGGCCCTGGGGCCCGGGGCTTCATCTTGGACACCCGCTGGGCTCAGGCCGCCAAACTGGCCCGTGTGACAGGCGGCGGCACCGAGGCCAGAGGCGCCTGCCCTGGCTGGGAACCGCTGCATTGGCCCCTTGCAGAGGTGAGAGGTCTTCAGATCCTCTCCTAGGGGCTCTCCTACAGGACTCCTCAGGGAGGGGGTAGGAGTTGGGAGTATCATCCACAGACCTTGGGGACTGTTAAGCATTTCCAGGTAGCCATCCTACCCGGTGAGCGTCCTCACTTGCACACTGCCCACTGAGGGCTCATCCTCTGGGCACCCCAATTCTGTCTGGAAAGAAAAAGCCTCTCTTTACATTAAACTGAAATTTGATTTCTAAGAACAACCTCACCACACACCCCCTTCTCCCCATTGGACCCAGCCCTCCCCTGAGGGCTCTACCTACACAGCTGTATCCATCCAGGTGATGGTAGTACTAGAAGGAGGTCCTCAAGGAGTTTTTGTGCTTTGAGGAGAGAGGACTGCTCCCCTTTCCAGAATACATAACTGTTTATTCCTTAATTCAACCAATGTTGATTGAGCACAGAGGCTGAGATGGTGGCCAGCCCAGACATGGTTGGGAGATCAGTAATTAGGCAGTTGGGATTCAGTGTGATGAGCAGCAGCACAGAGCAGGCTCCCCTCTCTTGTGTGTAGGCAGTGCAAAGAAAGTTTCCCCGAGAATTGGAGGCATTTGCTGACACCTGAAAGAGGAGTTAGCCAGAGAGCAAAAGGACATTCCAGATGGAAGGGAGCAACTACAGGGGTATAGGAGCAGAACTCCTTGTCATTTGTCCTGTTTGGGGAGCTACAAGTATTTCAGAATGGTGGAAGTGTCAAgtgtgaaaggcagagagagatggggctAAAGGGGTGACAGGACCTGAGCAAAAGCCTTGAATGCCATGATTATGAACTTAGACTCTATCTCGTAAAGGAGAGGGGAGCCATTGAAGGCTTTTATTAAACAGGCCTGGAAAAGCCTTCATTAGATTTTCCAGCAGGAGGTTGCATTGGTGATCTTGAGCGGAGCAGTTCCTGGGAAGCAAGAGAGATACCAGAATCCTAAGTGTTGTGTCTCTTGTCAGATGGGACTCCCCCAGGTAGTACCGTGTTGCTCCTATCACACTGGGCTACTTCACGGGTACTGTGACATTTCCATCAAATTGGGGGCTTCCTCTTATATCCAGAGAGGGTTGTATGACCACTCactccccaggcacccctaatagaCTAGGTCTCCCCCAAGGGGTCTTGGGTCTCCTCCATCAGATTGGGAAATCCTCAAAGATACTGAATCATTTCCATCAGTTTAGGTGGGCTCCCCCAAAGGGTCCAGTGTCCCTTTTGTCAAAGGGTTCCTCTGAGGGTTCCTTGTCTCTTTCATTGGTCTAGAGCACTTGTTCCCAGGGCTGTGCTCACCAGAGCTTGGTTGGGGATGGGATGACCAGATTCCCATTTGTGCAGGGGTCGCCCCCTACAGGAGAGTTTTGTGTGCCTGGTGGAAGCCTTTGGGGACCTGGACAGAGCATGGACAGCTGGCTCAGTTGACTAGAGGGCTGCCGCTGGCTGGTACACGTGAAGGAGGCACTGAGCACCACCTGCCTAGCTGCCTAGGGCATGGAAAGGTAACCACCCACCAACGAGGCAGAGAACAGGGTGGACGGGCAGGGCTCTCTACCCCTGGGCACATAGCCATGTCTCAGTAAGCACATACAGCCTAGAAACGGGCCCATTTGTTTCCTGGCCAGGGCACCGTGGGCTGGGGAAGACTGGCCACTATTAATAAGCCCTGGCCCACAGGGAAGGGGCCTACATCCTGGTGCATGGAACTGAAGGCATGGACAGCACCGGTTTGTGACTTCGCTGGCCCAACTCATCCTGAACCCCTTGAGCTGGACCATGGCTGGATTCCAGGAACTGGTGGAGCGTGAATGGATTCAGGTAACTGGCCGCTGAGGCCCAGCCCTCCCCCTCCATCCAGAAACCCTGCTTCCTTGTGCCCATcactctgccccctccccaggccggCCACTCCTTCCGTCTGCACTGTGCGGCCTTGGCCTTCTCCCATACCTGCCCCAAGCATGAGGCACCCATCTTTCTCGTCCTGCACTGTGTGTGGCAGCTGGGCCGCCAGTTCCCGCTGTTGCTGGAGtttggggaggggctgctgttGGCTCTGTTTGAGCACGCCTATGCCTCCCCTTTTGGCACCTTCCTCTGCAACAGCAGAAAGGAGAGGTGAGCGAGGGGGGAGTCAAGGTGGGTCAGGGGCCAGGTACAGGCCAGGGTCAGGTACCTGCTGTCAGCACGAGAAGACATCTTTCCCTTTTGGATGAGTTTTTCTTTGGGTAAAACTTTTGAGTGttctctcctcccctgcctccaaaTCTCACCTTTCCCCAGAACTTCTGCAAACCCAGATTTGGATGGGTCCAAGGCCAATCCTTTAGACCTACCCACTCTGTCCATAACAAAGACCAAGGACACTCCAGCTTAAAAATAAGGACTGAAGGGGAAAGTTGCTGCAAAATCATTTCTGGGGCTTTCCACCACTTTGCGGGGCTAATTCTAGTGAAGCAATGGAGTAGAGGTTGAAAACAGAGTCCAGTGGTTTGGGCTTAACTTCCAGCTCCATCACTCACCTGCTGGGTGATCACAGGAAACCTGTTTTCCTGTCAGTAGCAAGGAGGCTTCCAGTAACAGCCATCTCTGTGGGGTGGGGCTGAATCGGATTAGCTGAGTTAAAGGATGGGAAGGGCCTGGCACAGTGGGCGCAGTGGGCACACATGCAGTGGTCGTTATTATCTGGTTGGCTTGTTAGAAATGTTCCCAAGCCCCCCAAAGCCATCTTTCTCTCATCAgcctgaggggagggagggctcaCACTCctctcttttgttgtctgatgtgCCCTGTGTGCGTGTgctcgtgcacacacacacacacacacacacacacttttcacGGACTCCACTGCTGGGTCACCCAGGTTAGAAACAGTTATcttgggtggcctgggtggctcagcggtttagcaccaccttcagcccagggactgatcctggagacccaggatcaagtcccacatcgggctccctgcatgtgtgcctctccctctgcctgtgtctctgcctctctctgtgtctctcattaaaaaaaaacaaaaaaaacaaaaaaaaccaaaaaaaacaaaaaaaactgttatCTTTATGtacttcccccacccacccatccttcATATACAGCCTTTCTCCTGAAACCTTCTTACCATGTCCTTTCCTGTAAAAGGCCCCTCCTACTAACCCCAGTCCAGACTCTTCTTCCTATTTGGGCTGTTGGAACAGCTGCCTCCCTGTTCTAGCTCTGCCACCAGTTTAAAAAACACACTGActgatgggtggctcagtcagtaagcatctgactcttgac is drawn from Vulpes lagopus strain Blue_001 chromosome 8, ASM1834538v1, whole genome shotgun sequence and contains these coding sequences:
- the FAM167B gene encoding protein FAM167B isoform X2, which translates into the protein MSLGPLKFQALGEENEEDEEEESLDSVKALTAKLQLQTRRPSYLEWTARVQSQAWRRTQTRPGLGGPGALCGFDSMDSALEWLRRELEMQAQDRQLAGQLLRLRAQLHQLKVDQACHLHQELLDEAELELELEPGAGLALAPPLRHLGLTRMNISARRFTLC
- the FAM167B gene encoding protein FAM167B isoform X1, whose translation is MSLGPLKFQALGEENEEDEEEESLDSVKALTAKLQLQTRRPSYLEWTARVQSQAWRRTQTRPGLGGPGALCGFDSMDSALEWLRRELQEMQAQDRQLAGQLLRLRAQLHQLKVDQACHLHQELLDEAELELELEPGAGLALAPPLRHLGLTRMNISARRFTLC